TCTTGATTAATCGCCCGGCCTTCTACGATTTCCACGGGCGGCCGAGGTGCTTCCAAGCCCCCCGCCAGCTCCGGGCAGACAGAAATAAACGGATGGGCCCGGGCAAATTCTACAATCCAATCCGTCCGGTTATTGCCGCCGTTGTACTTACAGTTTTCTCCTAATAAACATCCGCTTATAATATACATGGCTTCCCTCTTTTCAACCTACTTGCCGTTTATTTCAAGGTCACCACGGTGACCCCATCTCCGCCTTCGTTAAAGGCCCCTTTCCGGTAACCTTCCACATGCTTATGCCGTTTGAACATATCCTGAAGACCATTTCGCAGGATGCCTTCTCCACGCCCGTGTATGACGGTAACTTCCTTTAGACCTGCCATATAGGCATCATCCAGGTATTTGTCCACATCCATCAGGGCATCTTCCAGATTTTTTCCCCGTACATTCACCGACAGGGAGATATCCTGTGCCTTGGATTTGTACATGCTCCCGTATTTGCTCCTGCCTGGGGCTGGCTTCTTCTTTTTCCCACCGTCATGAATTAACATCAGATTCTTGACATTGACATTGGCTTTCAACAAGCCCACCTGCACCAGCAGCTCACCTCTGTCGTCAGGCAGAGACAAAATCTCTCCGTTCTGTCCCAGTGTCAGCACCTTGACCCGGTCACCGATTTTCAGTTGATCGATGGTCACTGGCGCATAGTTTTCCGGCACCTGGATGGTCTCCCGATACTTATTATCTGCTTCCCGAATCCGACGTTTACTGTCTGACAGCCGGGCGTGTCGCTCTGCCATGGAGTCCATCTTATCCAGGTCTTTCAACTGCTTCTGGGCATCCTCTGTCACCTCTTTGGCTTCTTTGAGGATATCCCGGGCCTCGTCGCGAGCCTTCGTCAGAATCTTTTCTTTCTGTTCTTCCAGCTTTTTTAGCCTGCGCTCCAGTTCTTCCCGCTGCTTTTTCATCTCCAGATTAATGGCGATGGCCTCGTCCCGTTCGGCTTCTGCTCGTTTTTTATCTTCTTCAATGGAACTGATGACGTTTTCAAATTCCAAGTCTCCTTTGTCCAAAAGGGCCCGGGCCTTACGGATAATCCGTTCTGGCAGCCCCAGCTTTTCCGATATTTCAAAAGCGTTGGATTTTCCCGGTATGCCGATGGTCAGCCGGTAAGTAGGACTTAAGGTCTCCACGTTGAATTCCATGGAGGCGTTCTGTACCCCTTCCCGTTCAATGGCATACTTTTTTAATTCGGTGTAATGGGTGGTAGCAATGGTGTGGGCGCCCTTGTTATACAGGTCTTCCAGTACAGCGATAGCCAGAGCTGCTCCCTCTGTAGGGTCCGTTCCTGCTCCCAGTTCGTCTACCAGCACCAGCGTGGCACCGTCCGCCTCTTCCACAATGTTTACGATGTTGTTCAGGTGGGAGGAAAAGGTGCTCAAGCTCTGTTCAATGCTCTGCTCATCCCCAATATCCGCATAAATCTTTTCAAAGATTGGCATAACCGTTCCCGAACCTGCGGGAATGTGCAAGCCGCTCTGGGTCATCATGGCCAGCAGACCTACCGTCTTTAAGGTGACGGTCTTTCCGCCTG
The genomic region above belongs to Aminipila butyrica and contains:
- a CDS encoding endonuclease MutS2; translated protein: MNEKTYRVLEYDKIIQRLKGEAASEMTKEIISQLRPQLDGGLIEELLAETSEAVSVIVHKGPLPLGSFYDVEGSLHLARKGGTLTMKQLLEVLYNLRVAREVVSFLKTDLPQLPIIHEMSDLLSVQRRLEDNIDRCILSEDEMSDNASPELKQIRRSILRQNEAVKAKLNHILASSDNKTLLQDAIVTMRQGRYVIPVKQENKNRFPGIVHDQSSTGATLFIEPQAIVVLNNELRELELAEKKEIQRILAELSANVAEHFHPLLNNQKLLVKLDFIFAKGRLSVQYKGADAQISQEGWLDIKKGRHPLLDAKKVVPINVSLGGDYNTLVITGPNTGGKTVTLKTVGLLAMMTQSGLHIPAGSGTVMPIFEKIYADIGDEQSIEQSLSTFSSHLNNIVNIVEEADGATLVLVDELGAGTDPTEGAALAIAVLEDLYNKGAHTIATTHYTELKKYAIEREGVQNASMEFNVETLSPTYRLTIGIPGKSNAFEISEKLGLPERIIRKARALLDKGDLEFENVISSIEEDKKRAEAERDEAIAINLEMKKQREELERRLKKLEEQKEKILTKARDEARDILKEAKEVTEDAQKQLKDLDKMDSMAERHARLSDSKRRIREADNKYRETIQVPENYAPVTIDQLKIGDRVKVLTLGQNGEILSLPDDRGELLVQVGLLKANVNVKNLMLIHDGGKKKKPAPGRSKYGSMYKSKAQDISLSVNVRGKNLEDALMDVDKYLDDAYMAGLKEVTVIHGRGEGILRNGLQDMFKRHKHVEGYRKGAFNEGGDGVTVVTLK